From one Bordetella genomosp. 9 genomic stretch:
- a CDS encoding molybdopterin-binding protein: protein MNKLTRRRFLFGGTLGAGALVLSGCDAAVQDDGVAGVIRSAEQLTMKTQRLLQGRHALAREFSEADISPSFRVNGTSAPDSGEYARLLEGNFADWRLKIDGLVERPQEYSLADLRKMPARSQITRHDCVEGWSAIAKWTGVPLATVLAPAGLKPNARYAVFHCADELEKTLDGSGRYYESIDLIDAYHPQTILAYAMNDQDLMVGHGAPLRLRVERQLGYKQAKYIMRIEIVDSYAGLWGGNGGYWEDRGYEWYAGI, encoded by the coding sequence ATGAACAAGCTGACACGCCGCCGCTTTCTGTTCGGCGGCACGCTGGGCGCCGGCGCGCTCGTCCTGAGCGGCTGTGACGCCGCGGTACAGGACGATGGTGTCGCGGGCGTCATCCGTTCCGCCGAGCAGCTGACCATGAAAACGCAGCGTCTGCTGCAAGGACGCCACGCGCTCGCCCGCGAGTTCTCGGAAGCCGATATCTCGCCGTCGTTCCGCGTGAACGGCACGAGCGCGCCGGACAGCGGGGAGTATGCGCGGCTGCTGGAAGGCAACTTCGCCGATTGGCGCCTGAAGATCGACGGTCTCGTGGAGCGCCCGCAGGAGTATTCGCTGGCGGACCTGCGCAAGATGCCGGCCCGCAGCCAGATCACGCGCCACGACTGCGTCGAAGGCTGGAGCGCGATCGCCAAGTGGACGGGTGTTCCGCTCGCGACCGTCCTGGCACCGGCGGGACTGAAGCCGAACGCGCGATACGCCGTTTTCCATTGCGCGGACGAATTGGAGAAGACGCTGGATGGCAGCGGCCGCTATTACGAAAGCATAGACCTTATCGATGCGTATCACCCGCAGACGATATTGGCCTATGCCATGAACGACCAGGATCTGATGGTCGGACATGGGGCGCCGCTGCGTCTCAGGGTCGAGCGGCAGCTGGGCTACAAGCAGGCCAAATACATCATGCGGATCGAGATCGTGGACAGCTATGCCGGCTTGTGGGGCGGAAATGGTGGTTATTGGGAAGACCGGGGCTACGAGTGGTACGCCGGAATCTGA
- a CDS encoding cytochrome b/b6 domain-containing protein yields the protein MPRERTVLVRRHSVATRLTHWLNVLCLGFLLLSGLQIFNAYPQLHWGQYGADDDPAFLKIGSTDDGGVPHGFLKIGSLSVSTTGVLGVSKVDGELASRAFPAWLTLPSYQDLAVGRRWHFFFAWAFFLNGLVYLAWGVLSGHFRRDLAPNRRELAPRHLWQEIIDHARLRFPSGEAAKRYNALQKLTYIVVIGGLLPLMVLTGLTMSPGVDAVFPILLDIFGGRQSARALHFISASLIVLFVVVHVAMVVLSGLWNNMRSMITGRYAIRQQEPDA from the coding sequence ATGCCGCGCGAGCGAACCGTGCTCGTCCGGCGGCATTCCGTGGCCACGCGCCTGACGCATTGGCTGAACGTGTTGTGCCTGGGCTTTCTGCTTTTGAGCGGACTGCAGATATTCAATGCCTACCCCCAGCTGCATTGGGGCCAGTATGGCGCCGACGACGATCCGGCTTTCCTGAAAATCGGGTCGACCGACGACGGCGGCGTGCCGCACGGCTTCCTGAAGATCGGCAGCCTGTCCGTGTCCACGACCGGTGTCCTGGGCGTCTCGAAGGTGGATGGAGAATTGGCGTCGCGCGCTTTTCCCGCCTGGCTCACGCTGCCGTCGTACCAGGACCTGGCCGTTGGACGGCGCTGGCATTTCTTCTTCGCCTGGGCTTTCTTTCTCAATGGCCTGGTCTACCTGGCCTGGGGCGTCCTTAGCGGTCATTTTCGCCGTGACCTGGCGCCCAACCGGCGTGAGCTGGCGCCCCGGCATCTTTGGCAGGAGATCATCGACCATGCCCGCCTGCGCTTCCCGTCCGGCGAGGCAGCCAAGCGCTACAACGCGCTGCAGAAGCTGACCTACATCGTCGTGATCGGTGGTCTGCTGCCCTTGATGGTGCTGACGGGCCTGACGATGTCGCCGGGTGTGGACGCGGTATTTCCGATACTGCTGGACATCTTCGGTGGCCGCCAATCCGCCCGGGCGCTGCACTTTATCTCGGCATCGCTGATCGTCCTGTTCGTCGTCGTGCACGTGGCCATGGTCGTGCTGTCGGGACTGTGGAACAACATGCGTTCGATGATCACGGGCCGCTATGCCATTCGCCAGCAGGAGCCAGACGCATGA
- a CDS encoding TetR/AcrR family transcriptional regulator, whose amino-acid sequence MVTQNSTFDEILRCARALIIAGGYNGFSYADISEVVGIRKASIHHHFPSKVDLVRTLLQRYHEEAEAGIAAMQQHHPDPVDQLRAYTGYWAACIGDPTSAFCVCALLATQMPVLPPEIAVEVRGHFRLLAGWLTSALEQGAQQGKLALRGSAQSEAEGFLAAVHGAMLSARAYGDTKVFRVVTDPLIERLTAGLAAEAPNKASSATQKKQAGSNRR is encoded by the coding sequence ATGGTCACCCAGAACAGCACCTTCGACGAAATTCTGCGTTGCGCCCGCGCCCTTATCATCGCGGGCGGGTACAACGGCTTCAGCTATGCCGACATTTCAGAAGTCGTAGGCATACGCAAGGCCAGCATCCACCATCATTTTCCCAGCAAGGTCGATCTGGTCCGCACGTTGCTGCAGCGCTATCACGAAGAAGCCGAGGCCGGCATCGCCGCGATGCAGCAGCACCATCCCGATCCGGTGGACCAGCTTCGCGCGTATACGGGCTACTGGGCCGCATGCATCGGGGATCCGACCAGCGCCTTCTGCGTGTGCGCGTTGCTCGCGACGCAAATGCCGGTGCTGCCGCCGGAGATCGCCGTGGAAGTACGCGGGCATTTCCGACTGCTGGCCGGATGGCTGACCTCCGCCCTGGAACAGGGCGCGCAGCAGGGCAAGCTGGCGTTGCGCGGTAGCGCGCAGTCAGAGGCCGAAGGTTTCCTGGCGGCGGTACACGGCGCCATGCTCTCGGCCCGCGCCTATGGCGATACGAAGGTATTCAGGGTCGTTACCGATCCCCTCATAGAAAGGCTCACGGCCGGGCTTGCGGCCGAAGCGCCCAACAAGGCTTCCTCTGCCACGCAGAAGAAGCAGGCAGGTTCGAACAGGCGGTAG
- a CDS encoding pyridoxal phosphate-dependent decarboxylase family protein, translated as MDAKVEALLRDAAQRAIAYVGSVRDRPVAVSAEALQGLEAFRHPLPETGVDAREVLRLLDESGSPATVATAGGRFFGLVVGGALPATVAANWLATAWDQNACFRRTSPVAATLEDVSLQWMARMFGLPADVGGAFVTGASMANFAALAAARHALLSRLGWDVEARGLYGAPEIRVIISEETHVTVGKVLALLGLGRERVIIVATDRQGRMQAGKLPALDDRTIVCIQAGNVNTGAFDPADEVCRLARQAGAWVHVDGAIGLWALASDTFDTMTQGIAQADSWATDGHKWLNVPYDSGIALVRDAAALRAAMSLNAAYLAQDGAEQREPSHYTPESSRRARGVEIWAALLHLGRQGVAGLVERTCGYARVFAQGLQAAGFEVLNEVALNQVLVSFGSPAVTAAVIERLQEEGICWCGGTVWQGRTAMRISVSSWATTEADVQASLQAMVRAAKKTVDGRTY; from the coding sequence ATGGACGCCAAGGTAGAAGCCTTGCTGCGCGACGCCGCGCAGCGGGCGATTGCATACGTCGGGTCGGTGCGCGACCGGCCTGTGGCCGTATCGGCCGAGGCACTGCAAGGCCTGGAGGCCTTCAGGCACCCGCTTCCCGAAACGGGTGTCGACGCGCGCGAGGTGCTGCGGCTACTTGATGAAAGCGGCTCGCCCGCGACGGTCGCGACCGCCGGCGGGCGCTTCTTTGGCCTGGTGGTCGGCGGCGCGCTGCCGGCCACGGTGGCGGCGAACTGGCTCGCGACCGCATGGGACCAGAATGCCTGCTTTCGGCGCACATCGCCGGTTGCCGCGACGCTGGAAGACGTGTCCTTGCAATGGATGGCCCGGATGTTCGGCCTGCCCGCGGATGTTGGTGGCGCATTCGTTACCGGCGCGTCGATGGCGAATTTCGCCGCGCTGGCGGCGGCGCGCCATGCGCTGCTGTCGCGGCTGGGTTGGGACGTGGAAGCCCGGGGGTTATACGGCGCGCCGGAGATACGCGTCATCATCAGTGAAGAGACGCACGTCACGGTGGGCAAGGTCCTGGCGTTGCTGGGGCTGGGGCGCGAACGGGTGATTATCGTGGCCACGGATCGCCAGGGGCGGATGCAGGCCGGCAAGCTCCCCGCGCTGGACGACCGTACCATCGTGTGCATCCAGGCCGGCAATGTGAATACCGGCGCCTTCGATCCCGCCGATGAGGTCTGCCGTTTGGCCCGCCAGGCTGGCGCCTGGGTCCACGTGGACGGGGCCATCGGCCTTTGGGCGCTGGCCAGCGACACGTTCGACACCATGACGCAAGGAATCGCGCAGGCCGACTCCTGGGCCACCGATGGCCATAAGTGGCTTAACGTGCCCTATGACAGCGGCATTGCGCTGGTGCGCGATGCCGCGGCGCTGCGCGCGGCCATGTCGCTGAATGCCGCATACCTGGCGCAAGACGGCGCGGAACAGCGTGAGCCATCCCACTACACGCCGGAGTCGTCCCGGCGCGCTCGCGGGGTGGAGATTTGGGCGGCGCTGCTGCATCTAGGCAGGCAGGGCGTGGCGGGGCTGGTGGAGCGCACATGCGGCTACGCCAGGGTGTTCGCACAGGGCCTGCAAGCGGCCGGTTTCGAGGTGCTGAACGAGGTCGCGCTCAACCAAGTGCTGGTCAGCTTCGGCTCGCCCGCGGTCACGGCGGCGGTGATCGAAAGACTGCAGGAGGAGGGCATATGCTGGTGCGGCGGCACGGTCTGGCAGGGCCGTACCGCGATGCGCATCAGTGTCTCCAGCTGGGCGACCACCGAGGCCGATGTCCAGGCCAGCCTGCAAGCCATGGTGCGTGCGGCGAAAAAAACCGTTGACGGACGTACCTACTAG
- a CDS encoding nuclear transport factor 2 family protein yields MSQQNKAALQNANAAITVGDIEGFLSFCVDDIIWTTVGGETLHGKEAVRQSMLKEYAEPPRFTVSHLIAEGDHVVALGTIVSRGSDGRLVNNRYSDVWRFRDGRMAELNAFVIESN; encoded by the coding sequence ATGTCACAGCAGAATAAAGCAGCCCTGCAGAATGCCAACGCAGCAATCACCGTCGGCGATATCGAAGGATTCCTGTCGTTCTGCGTCGACGACATAATCTGGACGACGGTGGGGGGCGAGACCTTGCACGGCAAGGAGGCGGTCCGGCAATCGATGCTGAAGGAGTACGCGGAGCCGCCCAGATTCACCGTTTCGCATCTGATCGCGGAAGGCGACCACGTGGTGGCGCTGGGCACCATCGTTTCCAGGGGCAGCGACGGCCGGCTGGTCAATAATCGCTACTCCGACGTCTGGCGTTTTCGCGATGGCCGGATGGCCGAGCTGAATGCATTCGTCATCGAATCGAACTAG
- a CDS encoding SDR family oxidoreductase, which produces MSILVTGASGTVGSQIVQRLATSGVEVKALVRTPGKAALPPGTQEVVGDMSSVKAMRSALSSVRTLFVLNAVVADEVTQALVTLNLARDAGIERIVYLSVIHADLYTNVPHFTGKHTVERMIETLDLPATVLRPAYFMQNDERIRSVVEGYGVYPMPIGKAGVSMVDVRDIADVAAAELLARHHAPVALPARTLEVVGPEALTGQTAAQAWSEALQRDVQYGGDDVDGFEQQMAAYGPDWLAYDMRLMMDRIQHHGMHAGAGAVQRLEKLLGRPLRTYRDFVRETLVDKP; this is translated from the coding sequence ATGAGCATTCTCGTCACTGGTGCGTCCGGCACCGTAGGTTCACAAATCGTCCAGCGTCTCGCCACGAGCGGGGTGGAAGTGAAAGCCCTGGTCCGTACGCCAGGGAAGGCCGCCCTGCCTCCGGGTACACAGGAAGTGGTAGGCGACATGAGCAGTGTCAAGGCAATGCGCTCGGCCTTGTCTTCCGTGCGTACCCTGTTCGTTCTGAACGCGGTGGTCGCCGACGAAGTCACCCAGGCGCTGGTCACCTTGAACCTGGCCAGGGACGCGGGTATCGAGCGCATCGTGTACCTGTCGGTCATCCACGCCGACCTCTATACCAATGTGCCGCATTTCACGGGCAAGCATACGGTCGAGCGGATGATCGAAACGCTCGATCTGCCCGCCACCGTCCTGCGGCCGGCCTATTTCATGCAGAACGACGAGCGCATCAGGTCCGTCGTTGAGGGCTACGGCGTCTATCCGATGCCGATCGGAAAGGCCGGCGTGAGCATGGTGGATGTGCGCGACATCGCCGATGTGGCGGCGGCCGAGCTGCTGGCGCGGCACCATGCGCCCGTCGCGCTGCCGGCCCGTACATTGGAGGTCGTGGGGCCGGAGGCCCTGACCGGGCAAACCGCCGCGCAGGCGTGGAGCGAGGCTTTGCAACGTGATGTCCAATACGGCGGCGATGACGTCGATGGCTTCGAACAGCAGATGGCGGCCTACGGGCCTGATTGGCTGGCCTACGACATGCGGCTGATGATGGACCGCATCCAGCATCACGGCATGCACGCTGGTGCGGGAGCAGTCCAGAGGCTGGAGAAGCTGCTTGGGCGTCCCTTGCGCACCTATCGCGACTTTGTCCGGGAGACGCTGGTCGACAAACCGTGA
- a CDS encoding LysR family transcriptional regulator yields the protein MDLNALADFQLVAAHGGFGRASRASGRSKATLSRRVGDLEDSLGIRLIERGARSLELTEAGQMLLARTEGPMHEVAEAAAAAREGLATPRGRLRIAAPILFSQVALGRLAARFVALYPDVQIEAVAEDRFVDLVDDHFDVAVRANPGKDSTLVGRCFARDRLVLAAAPSIRKPRSRGAPALPVPAVVMTSHRDGEVWTLRNGQLSVAPQPVLRLSSLLTVRDAIVAGAGIAMLPESIIGGMLESGQLVSWGITGDDVELWALHTSRRLQSPKVRAFVDFICEQYPDGRFTVPG from the coding sequence ATGGATCTGAACGCCCTGGCGGATTTCCAATTGGTCGCCGCCCATGGCGGCTTCGGCCGGGCCAGCCGCGCCAGCGGCCGGTCCAAGGCCACGCTATCGCGGCGCGTCGGCGATCTCGAAGACTCGCTGGGTATCCGGCTCATCGAACGCGGCGCCCGCAGCCTGGAGCTGACCGAGGCCGGACAGATGCTGCTGGCCCGGACGGAAGGACCGATGCATGAAGTCGCGGAAGCGGCGGCCGCGGCACGCGAAGGACTGGCAACGCCGCGCGGCCGGCTGCGCATCGCCGCGCCCATCCTGTTCTCGCAAGTGGCGCTGGGACGGCTGGCCGCCCGATTTGTCGCGCTATACCCCGACGTGCAGATCGAAGCCGTCGCCGAAGACCGCTTCGTCGATCTGGTCGACGATCATTTCGACGTGGCCGTCCGCGCCAATCCCGGCAAGGACAGCACCCTGGTCGGACGCTGCTTCGCCAGAGACAGGCTGGTGCTGGCCGCCGCGCCATCCATCCGCAAACCCAGGAGCCGCGGCGCGCCAGCCCTGCCCGTTCCGGCAGTCGTCATGACCAGCCACCGCGACGGAGAAGTATGGACGCTGCGCAACGGGCAGCTCAGCGTCGCGCCTCAACCGGTCTTGCGGCTGTCTTCCCTGCTGACGGTCCGTGATGCGATCGTCGCCGGCGCGGGCATCGCCATGCTGCCCGAATCCATCATTGGCGGCATGCTGGAAAGCGGCCAGCTGGTGTCATGGGGAATCACGGGCGACGACGTCGAGCTTTGGGCCTTGCACACGTCCCGGCGCCTGCAGAGCCCGAAAGTACGGGCCTTCGTCGACTTCATTTGCGAACAGTACCCGGATGGACGGTTCACGGTGCCAGGCTGA
- a CDS encoding PaaI family thioesterase — translation MTTAAMQLPVLEYLQRQLDGTLPDGATTHMRYPTAISRLLDLRIVAIGVATATLELDADATRHGNQQGTVHGGLLCELADAAIGTAHSTLMDPGESFTSIDLKATFLRPVWQARLVAEAWAEHRGRTISHYRCDIRRDDGKAVASITSAVMTLNGDRAQGR, via the coding sequence ATGACGACAGCCGCCATGCAACTGCCCGTATTGGAATACCTGCAACGCCAGCTCGACGGCACGCTGCCGGACGGCGCGACGACGCATATGCGCTATCCCACCGCGATCTCGCGGCTGCTGGACCTGCGTATCGTCGCCATCGGCGTAGCCACGGCAACCCTGGAACTGGATGCGGACGCCACCCGCCACGGAAATCAGCAGGGCACCGTCCACGGAGGGCTGCTGTGCGAACTGGCCGACGCGGCCATAGGCACGGCGCATTCGACACTGATGGATCCGGGTGAGAGCTTCACCAGCATCGATCTGAAGGCGACGTTTCTTCGCCCGGTATGGCAGGCTCGCCTGGTGGCGGAGGCCTGGGCGGAGCACCGGGGCAGGACGATCAGCCATTACCGCTGCGATATCCGGCGGGACGACGGCAAGGCCGTGGCAAGCATCACCAGCGCTGTCATGACGCTGAACGGAGATCGTGCCCAGGGCCGGTGA
- a CDS encoding aminotransferase-like domain-containing protein: protein MRPSPLSPIIEKLAADIRNGRLAPGAALPTHRELAARHGVAIASASKVYARLKDMGLVIGETGRGTFVRDRPRERDWDPGDEARLSAAATDLSFNHPTWPGQADLLRGMLRELAGSGDLAALMHQQPPGGRRHERQIVADFLARERGIRADPQCVFLVNGAQQGLDIAVRALLRAHDMVAVDALTYPGFKMLAEARELVLKPVPASPPGAAEGPDPQALDALCRRHPVRAIYAMPTLHNPLGWVLTARQRARLVDIARRHDCLIVEDAAYAYLAGNAPPSLVTLAAERTVYVSSLSKSLASGLRFGYVVAPPSMAMRIKAQIRASYWSLPSLVTAMATRWMQDGTVKRLESEHRHGARLRQAVARKVFAGMDMTAHPNALFVWLRLPPELRADRIAMALAERQIAVSKAEAYATTRHAPQALRLGLGSVPLDELQAVLARVRDVIDAYPI, encoded by the coding sequence ATGCGCCCTTCCCCCCTCTCGCCCATCATCGAGAAACTGGCGGCCGACATCCGGAACGGCAGGCTGGCGCCAGGTGCGGCGCTGCCCACGCACCGGGAGCTCGCCGCCCGCCATGGCGTGGCCATCGCCTCGGCCAGCAAGGTCTACGCGCGGCTCAAGGACATGGGCCTGGTCATAGGCGAAACGGGACGAGGCACCTTCGTGCGCGACCGGCCGCGGGAGCGGGACTGGGACCCAGGCGACGAAGCCCGGCTGAGCGCCGCCGCCACCGACCTGTCCTTCAATCACCCAACCTGGCCGGGCCAGGCCGACCTGTTGCGCGGCATGTTGCGCGAGCTGGCGGGCAGCGGCGACCTGGCCGCGCTGATGCACCAGCAACCCCCCGGGGGCCGGCGCCACGAGCGGCAGATCGTGGCCGACTTCCTGGCCAGGGAACGCGGCATCCGCGCGGACCCGCAATGCGTTTTCCTGGTCAACGGTGCGCAGCAGGGACTGGATATCGCCGTGCGCGCATTGCTGCGCGCGCATGACATGGTCGCCGTCGACGCCCTGACGTATCCCGGATTCAAGATGCTGGCCGAAGCGCGCGAACTGGTGCTGAAGCCTGTCCCGGCGTCACCGCCGGGCGCGGCCGAGGGTCCGGACCCGCAGGCCCTGGACGCGCTGTGCCGCCGCCATCCCGTACGCGCGATCTACGCCATGCCGACACTGCACAATCCGCTGGGATGGGTATTGACCGCGCGCCAGCGCGCACGGCTGGTGGACATCGCCAGGCGGCACGACTGCCTGATCGTCGAGGACGCCGCCTACGCCTATCTCGCCGGCAACGCGCCCCCTTCGCTGGTGACGCTAGCCGCCGAGCGCACCGTCTACGTCTCCAGTCTGTCGAAAAGCCTGGCCAGCGGCCTGCGCTTCGGCTACGTGGTGGCGCCGCCATCGATGGCGATGCGCATCAAGGCGCAGATCCGTGCCAGCTACTGGAGCCTGCCCAGCCTGGTCACCGCCATGGCCACGCGATGGATGCAGGACGGGACGGTGAAGCGACTGGAATCCGAGCATCGCCATGGGGCACGGCTGCGCCAGGCCGTCGCTCGCAAGGTGTTCGCGGGCATGGACATGACCGCCCACCCCAATGCGCTGTTCGTATGGCTGCGCCTGCCACCCGAGCTGCGCGCGGACCGCATCGCCATGGCGCTGGCCGAAAGGCAGATAGCGGTGTCAAAGGCGGAAGCCTACGCGACCACCCGCCACGCACCGCAGGCGCTGCGGCTGGGTCTGGGTTCCGTACCCTTGGACGAGTTGCAGGCCGTGCTCGCGCGGGTACGCGATGTCATCGATGCATACCCGATATAG
- a CDS encoding GlxA family transcriptional regulator yields the protein MRQIGLILEDGFQLMGLSAIAAFELANGELGDDGYRLTILSEAGGIVRSTMSAGIESVPFGVMPDTLIVAGELKPGPVAPGVRAYLVRAAVEARRIAGVCTGAFVLAEAGLLNGRTATTHWAHARRLQERFPEVRVDEDRIFIRDGNIWTSAGMSAAIDLALALIEDDHGAELARQVARKLVVYHRRPGGQSQFSALLQMEPRTDRVKRALTYAKENLRNALNVEELAQAASLSPRQFSRVFREETGQSPAKAVELLRLEAARAMLEDGRHSMDVVARDTGFADRDRMRRAFLRTYGQPPTGLKRSLVLMGSEPMV from the coding sequence ATGCGCCAGATAGGATTGATCCTGGAGGACGGCTTCCAGCTCATGGGTTTGTCCGCGATCGCCGCCTTCGAACTCGCCAACGGCGAACTCGGCGACGACGGTTATCGGCTGACCATACTTTCCGAGGCCGGCGGCATCGTTCGATCCACCATGAGCGCGGGCATCGAGTCGGTGCCCTTCGGGGTGATGCCCGACACACTGATCGTGGCGGGCGAGTTGAAGCCCGGCCCCGTCGCACCTGGCGTGAGGGCCTATCTGGTCCGCGCCGCGGTAGAGGCGCGGCGGATCGCCGGCGTATGCACGGGCGCTTTCGTGTTGGCCGAGGCCGGGCTGCTGAATGGCCGCACCGCCACCACGCATTGGGCGCATGCCCGACGCCTGCAGGAACGCTTCCCCGAGGTGCGGGTCGACGAAGACCGTATCTTCATCCGGGATGGCAATATCTGGACGTCGGCTGGAATGTCGGCGGCGATCGATCTGGCGCTCGCGTTGATCGAGGACGACCATGGCGCGGAACTGGCGCGTCAGGTCGCGCGCAAGCTGGTGGTTTACCACCGCCGTCCGGGCGGGCAATCGCAGTTCTCGGCCCTGCTGCAGATGGAGCCTCGTACCGACAGGGTGAAACGCGCCCTGACCTATGCGAAGGAGAATCTGCGCAACGCGCTCAACGTGGAAGAATTGGCACAGGCAGCCAGCCTGTCGCCACGTCAGTTCAGCCGCGTCTTCCGCGAGGAGACCGGGCAGTCGCCGGCCAAGGCGGTCGAGCTTCTGCGGCTGGAGGCCGCCAGGGCGATGCTGGAAGACGGCCGGCATTCCATGGACGTGGTGGCGCGCGACACCGGCTTCGCCGACCGGGACCGGATGCGCCGTGCTTTCCTCAGGACCTATGGGCAGCCACCCACGGGGCTGAAGCGCAGCCTCGTGCTCATGGGCAGTGAGCCGATGGTGTGA
- a CDS encoding SDR family oxidoreductase, producing MKLTDNTILITGGTSGIGRGLAQAFHALGNKVVIAGRRQALLDEITAAHAGMEGVQLDIADAGDIERVARTLIARYPRLNVLINNAGIMPFDNAAAAVDDATSRRILDTNLLGPIRLTSALIDHLKAQPRATIIHNTSVLAYVPIATNAVYSASKAALHSYALSQRFMLRDTSVTVQEIAPPWVDTDLIKKSGDPRAMPLDAFIAETMKGLATDAPEVFVEGIRALRDNPGSGEHAFVHAFNQSIVDNPIPV from the coding sequence ATGAAGCTCACCGACAACACCATCCTGATCACCGGCGGTACGTCCGGCATCGGCCGCGGCCTGGCGCAAGCGTTCCATGCCCTGGGCAATAAAGTCGTCATCGCCGGGCGCCGCCAGGCGCTGCTGGACGAGATAACGGCCGCCCACGCCGGCATGGAGGGCGTGCAGCTCGACATCGCCGATGCCGGCGATATCGAACGCGTGGCCCGGACACTCATTGCCCGGTACCCAAGGCTCAACGTCCTGATCAACAACGCGGGCATCATGCCCTTCGACAACGCCGCCGCCGCGGTCGACGACGCCACCTCTCGCCGCATCCTGGACACCAACCTGCTCGGTCCTATCCGCCTGACGTCGGCGCTGATCGACCACCTGAAAGCGCAGCCGCGCGCCACCATCATCCACAACACGTCGGTGCTGGCCTATGTGCCCATTGCGACGAACGCCGTCTACTCCGCGTCGAAGGCGGCACTGCACTCCTACGCTCTGTCGCAGCGCTTCATGCTGCGCGACACCAGCGTAACGGTGCAGGAAATCGCGCCGCCCTGGGTCGACACCGACCTGATCAAGAAGAGCGGGGACCCGCGCGCCATGCCGCTGGATGCCTTCATCGCCGAAACCATGAAGGGGCTGGCGACCGACGCGCCCGAAGTCTTCGTGGAAGGCATCAGGGCCTTGCGAGACAACCCGGGATCAGGCGAACACGCCTTCGTGCATGCGTTCAACCAGAGCATCGTCGACAACCCGATTCCGGTCTGA
- a CDS encoding MFS transporter, with translation MSSQSCTADVACGAARPQAAPDATLVPAAFLALGTFAIGTEGFMIAPLLSTMAADFHMTVPHVALLVVVFTLTMALSSPISTVLTGRFRRRGTLLLAMSLFAVGNLLAAWSSSFGMLMAARVMMAVASGLYVPNANALAGVIVAPAKRGSALAIVSGGMTLAIALGLPLGGVVGHAFGWRATFLAVGAMSLAAIVGIMAGIARDAGAGIPVATLSQRVAVIRQPAILRLLSVSLFWSIGAYAVYPYIAPYLASVLNYGATGINATVSMWGLAAALGVTTGGALNDRLGSDRVVRLSLIVLGLSFWALALATGLSPSVGAIPVLLGVASWGFSVWAFFPAQMARLIAAGGPAQASLALALNTSTMYLGFSIGSAMGAGILGAGAIWGIGLLAGAAEGIALLLDRRVRS, from the coding sequence ATGTCCTCTCAATCCTGCACCGCGGATGTCGCTTGCGGCGCGGCGCGTCCGCAAGCCGCGCCGGATGCCACCCTGGTACCGGCGGCATTCCTCGCGCTGGGCACCTTCGCCATAGGCACCGAAGGCTTCATGATCGCGCCGCTGCTGTCGACGATGGCCGCCGACTTCCACATGACGGTGCCGCACGTCGCGCTGCTGGTGGTGGTATTCACGCTGACCATGGCCTTGAGCTCGCCGATATCCACGGTGCTGACGGGCCGGTTCAGGCGCCGTGGCACGCTGCTGCTGGCCATGTCGCTGTTCGCCGTCGGAAATCTGCTCGCGGCGTGGTCGTCCAGCTTCGGCATGCTGATGGCCGCGCGCGTCATGATGGCGGTGGCGTCCGGCCTGTACGTTCCCAATGCCAACGCACTAGCCGGCGTCATTGTGGCGCCAGCCAAACGCGGCAGCGCACTCGCCATCGTCAGCGGCGGCATGACGTTGGCGATCGCGCTCGGACTGCCCTTGGGTGGCGTCGTGGGACATGCCTTCGGCTGGCGCGCCACCTTCCTCGCGGTCGGCGCCATGAGCCTGGCGGCCATCGTCGGGATCATGGCCGGCATCGCCAGGGATGCCGGCGCGGGCATCCCCGTCGCAACCCTGTCCCAGCGTGTCGCCGTCATCCGGCAACCCGCGATCCTGCGGCTGCTGTCGGTCAGCCTTTTCTGGTCCATCGGCGCCTATGCCGTCTACCCCTACATCGCGCCTTATCTGGCCAGCGTCCTGAATTATGGCGCGACGGGGATCAACGCCACGGTCTCGATGTGGGGGCTGGCCGCGGCACTGGGCGTGACGACAGGCGGAGCGTTGAACGACAGGCTCGGCTCCGATCGCGTGGTGCGGCTGTCCCTGATCGTGTTGGGCCTTTCGTTCTGGGCGTTGGCATTGGCCACAGGATTGTCTCCAAGCGTCGGCGCGATTCCGGTCCTGCTCGGCGTCGCGTCATGGGGATTCAGCGTCTGGGCTTTCTTTCCGGCCCAGATGGCGCGCCTCATTGCCGCCGGCGGCCCTGCCCAGGCATCGCTCGCCCTCGCCTTGAACACGTCGACCATGTACCTGGGATTCTCCATCGGCAGCGCCATGGGGGCCGGCATACTGGGCGCCGGCGCCATCTGGGGCATAGGCCTGCTGGCCGGCGCCGCGGAAGGCATCGCGCTGCTGCTCGATCGCCGCGTCCGCTCCTGA